Proteins from a genomic interval of Lycium ferocissimum isolate CSIRO_LF1 chromosome 2, AGI_CSIRO_Lferr_CH_V1, whole genome shotgun sequence:
- the LOC132046675 gene encoding nuclear transcription factor Y subunit C-4-like, giving the protein MVTAYSTVLIGKAIEMFILEFTLRAWMQADQVRTLKLYDFARAGRNEERLDFLSDIVPLPTYEFQVEQEANDSQGNEFYPAYQMVQPNNIPMSNSDFQHYMSIAAAPISGGREGKWWPRK; this is encoded by the exons ATGGTTACCGCATATTCTACGGTTTTGATTGGGAAAGCAATTGAGATGTTTATTCTTGAGTTCACCCTTCGTGCATGGATGCAAGCTGATCAAGTACGAACTCTGAAACTTTATGACTTTGCTAGGGCCGGAAGGAATGAAGAGCGTCTCGATTTCCTCTCTGACATCGTTCCGCTCCCGACCTATGAG TTTCAGGTGGAACAGGAGGCAAATGATAGCCAAGGAAATGAGTTTTACCCAGCTTATCAAATGGTTCAGCCTAATAACATTCCAATGAGTAATAGTGACTTTCAACACTACATGT CAATAGCTGCAGCACCAATTTCAGGTGGAAGAGAAGGCAAATGGTGGCCAAGAAAATGA
- the LOC132046676 gene encoding protein DETOXIFICATION 14-like — protein MEEALLGEKRGRWDVFVEELKKVSYIAIPMVVVTVSQHLLRVVSMMMIGHLSELSLSGAAIATSLTNVTGFSLLFGMSSALETLCGQAYGAKEYRKLGIYTNGAVISLLVVCIPISILWLFVEKLLTLIGQDALISREAGNYTSWLIATLFPYAILQALVRYLQTQSLILPMLMSSIAALCFHVPLCWALVFKLNLGSGGAAIAIGLSYWFNVFLLCLYVKYSSSCDNTRLCFSKEVLPSTKEFFHLAIPSASMVCLEWWTSEIVILLAGLLPKPQLETSVLSICLLISSLHYFIPFSIGAGASTRVSNELGAGNPEIARMSVLSVIVLGLAEVIVASIVLLCSCRVLGYAFSNEKKVVDYLRDMTPLLCLLIGTDCIQAVLSGVARGSGWQHLGAYVNLGSYYLVAIPVAVLLGFFLHLKGKGLWIGLNAGSTVQSLLFSLITCLTDWQKQASIARERIFHGRATKELEH, from the exons ATGGAAGAAGCATTGTTGGGAGAGAAGAGGGGAAGATGGGATGTGTTTGTGGAAGAGTTGAAGAAGGTGAGCTATATAGCTATACCCATGGTGGTTGTCACTGTTTCACAGCACCTTTTGAGGGTTGTTTCCATGATGATGATAGGCCACCTCAGTGAGCTTTCCCTCTCTGGTGCTGCTATTGCTACCTCTCTCACCAATGTTACTGGCTTCAGTCTCCTT TTTGGAATGTCTAGTGCTTTAGAGACTCTCTGTGGGCAAGCATATGGAGCTAAAGAATACCGGAAGCTAGGAATCTACACGAATGGGGCCGTTATATCTCTCCTTGTGGTTTGCATACCAATATCTATCCTATGGCTTTTTGTGGAAAAACTTCTTACACTCATAGGTCAAGACGCTCTTATATCCAGAGAAGCAGGAAATTATACGAGTTGGCTGATTGCCACTTTATTTCCTTATGCAATTCTACAAGCATTGGTGCGGTACCTGCAGACTCAAAGCTTGATTCTTCCAATGCTTATGAGCTCAATTGCGGCTCTCTGCTTTCACGTGCCTCTCTGTTGGGCTCTTGTATTCAAGCTAAATTTAGGAAGTGGTGGAGCTGCAATTGCAATTGGTTTATCTTATTGGTTCAATGTGTTCCTGCTTTGTCTATATGTGAAATACTCTTCCTCTTGTGACAACACTCGCCTCTGTTTCTCAAAAGAAGTTTTGCCCAGCACAAAGGAATTCTTCCATTTGGCTATCCCTTCCGCTAGCATGGTTTG TCTTGAATGGTGGACATCTGAGATAGTGATACTGCTTGCTGGTCTCTTGCCAAAACCTCAACTTGAGACTTCAGTGCTTTCAATATG CCTCTTAATTTCTTCGCTTCATTATTTCATACCATTTTCCATTGGCGCTGGTGCAAG CACTAGAGTTTCTAATGAACTAGGTGCTGGGAATCCTGAGATAGCTAGAATGTCTGTCTTGTCAGTAATTGTACTTGGACTGGCAGAGGTCATCGTTGCAAGTATTGTTCTTCTTTGCTCCTGTCGCGTTCTGGGATATGCGTTCAGTAATGAGAAGAAAGTTGTGGATTATCTCAGAGACATGACTCCACTTCTTTGCCTCTTGATTGGGACAGACTGCATTCAGGCCGTACTTTCTG GTGTTGCAAGAGGAAGTGGGTGGCAGCATTTGGGAGCCTATGTTAATCTTGGTTCATATTATCTTGTTGCAATCCCAGTAGCCGTATTGTTGGGTTTCTTTCTCCATTTAAAAGGGAAGGGGCTCTGGATTGGACTGAATGCAGGATCAACCGTGCAATCCCTTCTGTTTTCCCTTATAACATGTCTCACGGATTGGCAAAAGCAG GCATCAATTgctcgggaaagaatatttcaTGGAAGAGCTACCAAAGAGTTAGAGCACTGA